A genome region from bacterium includes the following:
- the carB gene encoding carbamoyl phosphate synthase large subunit (four CarB-CarA dimers form the carbamoyl phosphate synthetase holoenzyme that catalyzes the production of carbamoyl phosphate; CarB is responsible for the amidotransferase activity), producing the protein AARVMAGGTLEELGVTQDSVVSHYGVKEAVFPFKKFPGEDVLLGPEMKSTGEVMGLAPDFPAAFLKSQLGAGSEVPSGGRAFVSVRDEDKAAAVPVAQALVELGFEIVATDGTHRFLDSNGIPARKVHKVTDGERPHIVDLMEQDEIAFVLNTTEGKQSKLDSYSIRRTALLRNIFYCTTLAAAQAATRAMRSLREGKTAVRSLQAYHGSGTGVAERV; encoded by the coding sequence TGGCGGCGCGCGTCATGGCGGGGGGGACGCTCGAGGAGCTCGGCGTGACGCAGGACTCGGTGGTCTCCCACTACGGGGTGAAGGAGGCGGTTTTCCCCTTCAAAAAGTTCCCGGGGGAGGATGTACTTCTCGGTCCCGAGATGAAGTCCACGGGCGAGGTGATGGGGCTGGCGCCGGATTTCCCGGCGGCCTTTCTCAAGTCGCAACTCGGGGCGGGTTCGGAGGTGCCTTCCGGCGGGCGGGCGTTCGTCTCGGTGCGCGATGAGGACAAGGCGGCGGCGGTGCCGGTGGCGCAGGCGCTGGTCGAGCTGGGTTTTGAGATCGTGGCGACGGACGGGACGCACCGGTTCCTCGACTCGAACGGGATACCCGCACGCAAGGTCCACAAAGTGACCGACGGCGAGCGGCCCCATATCGTTGATCTGATGGAGCAGGATGAGATTGCATTTGTCCTGAACACGACAGAGGGCAAGCAGTCGAAGCTGGACAGCTACTCCATCCGAAGGACCGCCCTTTTGCGGAATATTTTCTACTGCACGACGCTCGCGGCTGCCCAGGCGGCCACGCGCGCGATGCGCTCGCTCCGGGAAGGGAAAACCGCCGTCCGCTCACTCCAGGCCTATCACGGCAGCGGGACGGGCGTGGCTGAAAGGGTATGA